The Stigmatella aurantiaca genome includes the window GAACCTGGACGCGCTCCTGCCGTGCCAGCCCACCTCCAGCACCGAGGCCGCCTGCGCCCGGCAGTTCATCGAGTCCTTCGGCAAGCGCGCCTGGCGCCGCCCCCTGGAGGCCGGCGAAGTCACCCGCCTGCTCGCCGTGTACCAGGCGGGCCGGGACCGGAAGGACTTCCTCACCGGCATCCGGATGACGCTCCAGGCCCTGCTCCAGTCCCCCTTCTTCCTCTACCGCGTCGAGACGGGGACGCCCTCGGCCCAGGGCGTCTCCACGGTGCAGGTCACCTCCTACGAGATGGCCTCCCGGCTCTCGTACTTCCTCTGGGGCACGATGCCCGACACGGCGCTGTTCCAGGCCGCCGATGCCGGGGAGCTCGTCACCCCCGCCCAGGTGGAGGCCCAGGCGCGGCGGATGATCGCCGACCCCAAGGCGCGCAAGATGGTGGCCGAGTTCCACCGCCAGTGGCTGAAGCTGGATGAGTTCTCGCACACCACCAAGGACACCACCGTCTACCCCGCCTTCGAGCCCCTGAAGGCGGCCATGCGCACCGAGACGGAGAAGTTCCTCGACTACGTCTTCTTCGACAGCGAGGGCAGCGCCTCGCTGCTGTTCGACGCGCCCTTCACCTTCGCCAACAAGCCGCTGGCGGACTTCTACGGCGTCACCGGCCCGGCGGGCAGCGCCTTCGAGAAGGTGACGGTGGACCCCTCCAAGCGAGCGGGCCTGCTCACCCAGGCCAGCTTCCTGGCCAGCCACGCCAAGCCCAACCAGAGCTCGCCCATTCACCGCGGCGTCTTCGCGCGCCAGCAGTTCCTCTGCCAGCAGCTGCCCACCCCGCCGGACAACGTGGGCGCGCCGCCGGATCCCTCGCCGGACGCCACCACGCGCGAGCGCTTCGCCGAGCACACCCGCAGCCCCGCCTGCTCGGGCTGCCACGCGCTCATCGATCCCATCGGCTTCGGCTTCGAGAACTACGACGGCGCGGGCGCCTTCCGGACCCACGAGGGCACCCTGCCGGTGGACGCCAGCGGCAGCGTCACCCAGGCCGGGGACGCGGAGGGCCACTATGTGGGCGCGGTGGAGCTGTCGCGCAAGTTCGCCCGGAGCACCTACGTGATGGAGTGCGTGGCCACCCAGTGGTTCCGCTACGCCAACGGCCGCGGAGAAACCTCCCAGGAGCAGTGCGAGGTGCAGAACCTGAAGAAGCAGTTCGCCCGGAGCGGCTTCAACCTCCGGGAGCTGCTGGTGCAGCTCACCCTGTCCGACGCCTTCCGCTACCGCCAGCCGGCCCCCGCCGCGCAGTGAGGAGAGCCATGATCCGCCAACCCTTGAGCCGCCGTACCCTCCTGCGAGGCCTGAGCGGGGTGGCCATCGCGCTGCCCTTCCTCGAGGCCATGGAGGCCCACGCCGCCGCCCCCGCCAC containing:
- a CDS encoding DUF1592 domain-containing protein, which produces MSSPHRMLGLARLVSAALFLGGCFGQAELDVSGPLPGEESTNPGGPEASDCPASGIEPGPSPLRRLTRFEYNNTVRDLLGTSLQPAETFAKEEESLGFNNNAYALNVTLLHVEQWMEASETLSGSANLDALLPCQPTSSTEAACARQFIESFGKRAWRRPLEAGEVTRLLAVYQAGRDRKDFLTGIRMTLQALLQSPFFLYRVETGTPSAQGVSTVQVTSYEMASRLSYFLWGTMPDTALFQAADAGELVTPAQVEAQARRMIADPKARKMVAEFHRQWLKLDEFSHTTKDTTVYPAFEPLKAAMRTETEKFLDYVFFDSEGSASLLFDAPFTFANKPLADFYGVTGPAGSAFEKVTVDPSKRAGLLTQASFLASHAKPNQSSPIHRGVFARQQFLCQQLPTPPDNVGAPPDPSPDATTRERFAEHTRSPACSGCHALIDPIGFGFENYDGAGAFRTHEGTLPVDASGSVTQAGDAEGHYVGAVELSRKFARSTYVMECVATQWFRYANGRGETSQEQCEVQNLKKQFARSGFNLRELLVQLTLSDAFRYRQPAPAAQ